From a single Miscanthus floridulus cultivar M001 chromosome 8, ASM1932011v1, whole genome shotgun sequence genomic region:
- the LOC136473633 gene encoding uncharacterized protein: MDASSGDGSSPRSRQQLQGPRPPRLAVRKESHKVRKPPIAPQRHQQQQQPAAHQHQQYQHQQVRQPVIIYDASPKVIHTKPGDFMALVQRLTGPGSTAQAQFDATAAAAGPSAAASSSQSQPAATAMEFEPREFLLSPTAALSPAARLAAIERSVRPLPPHHHAPAHVPPYYYDDDFFLPLPASGSGSADVDNLAAAVLGPPAGAGFPGILSPAALPPAASTGLFSPTPFDPSCLSWLSELSPFLPSAGTRAAAAGLLDQAPFAPSPRSSSLLLSTPTLPSPATVSVLEFLSSTNFNFPDL, translated from the coding sequence ATGGACGCGTCCTCGGGCGACGGCTCGTCGCCGCGGAGCCGGCAGCAGCTCCAGGGCCCGCGCCCGCCGCGGCTCGCCGTCAGAAAGGAATCGCACAAGGTCAGGAAGCCGCCCATCGCGCCGCAGcggcaccagcagcagcagcagccggccgCGCATCAGCACCAGCAGTACCAGCACCAGCAGGTGCGGCAGCCGGTCATCATCTACGACGCCTCGCCCAAGGTGATCCACACCAAGCCGGGGGACTTCATGGCGCTCGTCCAGCGCCTCACCGGCCCGGGCTCCACCGCCCAGGCCCAATTCGACGCCACCGCGGCGGCTGCGGGGCCGTCCGCCGCGGCGTCGTCGTCGCAGTCGCAGCCGGCGGCGACTGCGATGGAGTTCGAGCCGCGGGAGTTCCTCCTCTCGCCCACCGCCGCGCTGTCCCCGGCCGCGCGGCTGGCCGCCATCGAGAGGTCCGTCCGCCCGCTGCCTCCGCACCACCACGCGCCGGCGCACGTACCTCCTTACTACTACGACGACGACTTCTTCCTGCCCCTCCCCGCTTCTGGTTCCGGTTCGGCGGACGTGGACAACCTCGCCGCGGCGGTCCTCGGCCCGCCCGCGGGGGCGGGCTTCCCTGGGATCCTCTCCCCCGCGGCGCTCCCTCCGGCGGCCTCCACGGGGCTGTTCTCGCCGACGCCGTTCGACCCGAGCTGCCTGTCGTGGCTGAGCGAGCTGAGCCCGTTCCTCCCCTCCGCCGGCacccgcgccgccgcggccggGCTGTTGGACCAGGCGCCGTTCGCGCCCAGCCCGCGCAGCAGCAGCCTGCTGCTGTCCACGCCCACCTTGCCGTCGCCGGCCACCGTCTCCGTGCTCGAGTTCTTGAGCAGCACCAACTTCAACTTCCCGGACCTGTAA